From Bacillus thermozeamaize, one genomic window encodes:
- a CDS encoding integrase: protein MSRSGTVISLHEMKASGKSIRAITRETGYSRNTIRRYLRSKGVFERKPRAKRPSKLDPYKPLLDELMAQGIYNCEVLFERIREQGYQGGRTILKDYVKAFRPPKQTPAIQRYETKPGEYAQVDWGMCEYVDPEGQVHKVPVFVMVLGYSRAMYIEFTKRCDTHSFLRCLIHAFEYFGGIPKIMLTDQMKTVVLGMGEDRKPRWHPLFADFAAAMGLVPKVCQVRRPQTKGKVERGVRFVKENFIPGRQFVDLGDLNRQALQWCDAKNKRIHGTTGERPSERLLQEKLQLLPPKERWAKYLHEPRRVSRDRFVSYDGVRYGVPWQYSGREVMVREVNGMLEIMVDGIPVAKHEKVHRSRAIVLCPGQYAGLKAANGYTHPRPQAKQILAQDVEIRSLEVYERLMEVGT from the coding sequence ATGTCAAGGAGTGGGACAGTGATATCATTACATGAAATGAAGGCATCTGGCAAGAGTATTCGCGCCATCACCAGAGAAACCGGTTATTCACGAAACACCATTCGGCGATATCTAAGATCAAAAGGGGTCTTTGAAAGAAAGCCACGCGCAAAACGGCCTTCGAAATTGGATCCATATAAACCTCTTCTGGATGAGTTGATGGCCCAAGGAATCTACAACTGCGAGGTCCTTTTCGAACGCATTCGGGAACAGGGATACCAAGGCGGCCGGACCATTCTCAAGGACTATGTGAAAGCCTTCCGTCCCCCAAAACAAACACCAGCGATTCAGCGTTATGAAACCAAGCCCGGTGAATATGCTCAAGTGGATTGGGGAATGTGTGAGTATGTTGACCCTGAGGGGCAGGTACATAAAGTTCCGGTGTTTGTGATGGTCTTAGGTTATTCCAGAGCCATGTACATCGAGTTTACGAAACGCTGTGATACCCACAGTTTCCTTCGGTGTCTGATTCACGCGTTCGAGTATTTCGGGGGCATTCCTAAGATCATGCTCACGGACCAGATGAAAACCGTTGTGCTTGGGATGGGAGAGGATCGCAAGCCACGCTGGCATCCCCTGTTTGCCGACTTTGCTGCAGCCATGGGTCTTGTGCCAAAGGTGTGTCAAGTCAGGCGACCACAAACCAAGGGGAAGGTGGAGCGAGGTGTCCGCTTTGTTAAAGAGAACTTTATTCCAGGCAGGCAGTTTGTCGATCTGGGGGATCTCAACCGGCAAGCCCTGCAGTGGTGCGATGCGAAAAACAAACGGATTCACGGGACAACTGGAGAACGGCCAAGTGAGCGCTTGCTTCAGGAAAAGTTGCAGCTCCTGCCACCAAAAGAAAGGTGGGCGAAATATCTTCACGAGCCGCGCCGGGTCAGTCGAGACCGGTTTGTCAGCTACGATGGGGTGCGTTACGGGGTTCCCTGGCAATATAGTGGTCGTGAGGTGATGGTGCGGGAAGTCAATGGGATGCTCGAGATCATGGTTGATGGGATACCGGTTGCCAAGCATGAGAAAGTTCACCGATCACGAGCGATTGTCCTTTGTCCAGGTCAATACGCTGGTTTAAAAGCGGCCAACGGTTACACCCACCCACGCCCTCAGGCGAAGCAGATACTGGCTCAGGATGTGGAAATTCGTTCGCTTGAGGTCTATGAACGCCTGATGGAGGTGGGAACATGA
- a CDS encoding AAA family ATPase, with the protein MIELEQARARLHELGLEQAALQLDAQLEAASREQSTYLAFLNHLLDVETSERQKRNLEVRTKLAHLPYRKTLDEFDFAFQPSIDERLIRELATMSFISRNENVLFLGPPGVGKSHLAVALANEAIHQGVSVYFVSMSYMMEDLRKAYTENRLDKRLRVYLRPRMLVVDEVGYLPLDNIAANLFFQVVSARYERGSILLTSNKSFGEWGELVGDPILATAILDRLLHHCHVINIRGNSYRLKEKVRAGIYGTPPSMTR; encoded by the coding sequence ATGATTGAACTGGAACAAGCCCGCGCCCGGTTGCACGAATTGGGACTGGAACAGGCAGCCCTTCAATTGGATGCACAGCTGGAAGCCGCAAGTCGTGAGCAAAGCACATACCTTGCTTTTCTCAACCATCTCTTGGATGTTGAGACCTCCGAACGGCAAAAGCGAAATCTGGAGGTTCGGACCAAACTGGCCCATTTGCCCTACCGGAAAACGCTCGATGAATTTGATTTTGCCTTCCAGCCCAGTATTGATGAGCGCCTGATTCGTGAATTAGCTACGATGAGCTTCATTAGTCGCAATGAGAATGTCCTGTTTCTCGGTCCTCCTGGGGTAGGCAAAAGCCATTTGGCAGTGGCCTTGGCCAATGAGGCGATCCATCAAGGCGTCTCCGTTTACTTTGTCAGCATGTCGTACATGATGGAAGACTTGCGTAAGGCGTACACAGAGAACCGGTTGGACAAGCGGTTGCGGGTGTATCTCAGACCCCGCATGCTTGTGGTTGATGAGGTCGGATATTTGCCTCTGGACAACATTGCAGCCAATCTCTTTTTCCAGGTGGTGAGTGCCCGTTACGAGCGAGGGAGTATCTTGCTGACAAGCAACAAAAGTTTTGGAGAGTGGGGAGAGTTGGTAGGGGATCCGATCTTGGCAACAGCAATCCTGGATCGCCTCCTCCACCATTGCCATGTCATCAACATCCGTGGAAACAGCTATCGCTTGAAAGAAAAAGTGAGGGCTGGGATCTACGGAACACCGCCATCAATGACACGATGA